From Aliarcobacter butzleri, the proteins below share one genomic window:
- a CDS encoding transglutaminase family protein encodes MALKVVISHKTHYKYDRKISLSPHIIRLRPAPHSRTPIEAYSLKIKPDNHFINWQQDPFGNYLARLVFPEKTDEFCVDVEIIADMITINPFDFFVEDSAKNYPFEYKKDLQEELKPYLKIDEKNKILKDFVDSIDKKEKSIIDFLVEVNQKINSYLDYTVRLEPGVQSCKTTLEKKLGSCRDFAWLFVQVLRHLGLASRFVSGYLVQLTADVKSLDGPSGPEADFTDLHAWTEVYIPGAGWIGLDSTSGLFAGEGHIPLACTPHYNSAHAIEGFSDKCETEFFFENKVTRIFESPRVTKPYKDEQWEAIYNLGFKVDEDLIKNDVRLTMGGEPTFVSIDDMESAQWNTQADGEHKRELANNLSRRILSSSTNGGLLHHAQGKWYPGEPLPRWQTTIYWRKDGKPVWKNPDLLANMNKSYPYTTADAKTFISTLALILGVSDENVIPAFEDPIYYIMKEAELPIDIDPLKYDLKDPLERKTIAQKLTYGLNNEVGYVLPLNFGFTKWITSKWEFRRGNLFLSAGNSPIGFRLPLESLIVKPQVELDQDFQADLFASYPILGDYISEVEKRAKNINNKTTLNNKYSAFVRTALSIEVRDNKLCIFLPPIEKTEVFLDLIASIEETASRLNMAVIIEGYEPPYDLRTDRIKVTPDPGVIEVNIQPASSWKELSDNLLKLYEDARVCRLGTEKFMIDGRHTGTGGGNHVTIGAMEPSDSPLLRNPNLLRSLITFWQHHPGLSYLFSGAFIGPTSQAPRVDEGRVENLYELEIAFSQIPENGDVPYWLTDRLFRHLLTDITGNTHRSEFCIDKLYSPDSSSGRLGILELRAFDMPPHSQMALLQMLLVRALVSCFWKKPYKHNLIRWGTRLHDKFLLEHYVREDLKSVVEYLNDEGYEFKLDWFDPFFEFRFPLYGMTMINGMHVEIRAAIEPWHVLGEESSSQGTARYVDSSLERLQIKIQDFNEERYVITCNGVQVPLTKTEVEGEFVSGVRYKAWQPWSALHPTIKVDTPLTFDIIDKWNMRSIGGFNYFVSHPGGRSYETFPVNSYEAESRRINRYWDFNHSQGEVTPMETQLFGEANSSSFALEASRSIKNKVGNKKLYFHEMPKNKEYPHTLDLRQRWIKN; translated from the coding sequence ATGGCTTTAAAAGTAGTAATTTCCCATAAAACGCACTATAAATATGATAGGAAAATATCTTTATCTCCTCATATTATAAGATTACGTCCAGCTCCTCATAGTAGAACGCCAATTGAAGCTTATTCTTTAAAAATAAAACCTGATAATCACTTTATAAATTGGCAGCAAGACCCTTTTGGAAACTATTTAGCAAGACTTGTTTTTCCTGAAAAAACAGATGAATTTTGTGTTGATGTTGAAATCATTGCAGATATGATTACAATAAACCCTTTTGATTTTTTTGTTGAAGATAGCGCAAAAAACTATCCATTTGAATATAAAAAAGATTTACAAGAAGAGTTAAAACCATATTTAAAAATTGATGAAAAGAATAAGATTTTAAAAGATTTTGTTGATAGTATTGATAAAAAAGAGAAATCAATTATCGATTTTTTAGTTGAAGTAAATCAAAAAATCAACTCTTATTTAGATTATACAGTTAGACTAGAACCAGGTGTGCAATCTTGTAAAACAACTTTAGAGAAAAAACTTGGAAGTTGTAGGGATTTTGCTTGGTTATTTGTTCAAGTTTTAAGACATCTTGGACTTGCTAGCCGTTTTGTATCTGGTTATTTAGTTCAATTAACAGCAGATGTAAAATCACTAGATGGTCCAAGTGGTCCTGAAGCAGATTTTACAGATTTACATGCTTGGACAGAAGTTTATATTCCAGGTGCAGGATGGATTGGTCTTGATAGTACAAGTGGACTTTTTGCAGGTGAAGGTCATATTCCTCTTGCTTGTACACCTCACTATAATAGTGCTCACGCTATTGAAGGATTTAGTGATAAATGTGAAACTGAATTTTTCTTTGAAAACAAAGTTACTAGAATTTTTGAATCACCAAGGGTTACAAAACCATATAAAGATGAACAATGGGAAGCTATTTATAATCTTGGATTTAAAGTTGATGAAGATTTAATAAAAAATGATGTAAGACTTACAATGGGAGGAGAACCTACTTTTGTATCTATTGATGATATGGAATCAGCTCAATGGAATACTCAAGCAGATGGAGAACATAAAAGAGAGTTAGCAAATAATCTTTCAAGAAGAATTTTAAGTTCTTCTACAAATGGTGGATTATTACATCACGCTCAAGGAAAATGGTATCCAGGAGAGCCACTTCCAAGATGGCAAACTACAATTTATTGGCGAAAAGATGGAAAACCAGTATGGAAAAATCCAGATTTATTAGCCAATATGAATAAAAGTTACCCTTACACAACGGCAGATGCAAAAACATTTATTTCAACTTTAGCTTTAATTTTAGGAGTTAGTGATGAAAATGTAATTCCAGCTTTTGAAGACCCAATATATTATATTATGAAAGAGGCTGAACTTCCTATTGATATAGACCCATTAAAATATGATTTAAAAGATCCTTTAGAGCGAAAAACAATTGCACAAAAATTAACTTATGGATTAAATAATGAAGTTGGATATGTTCTTCCTCTTAATTTTGGATTTACGAAATGGATTACATCAAAATGGGAATTTAGACGAGGTAATCTATTTTTAAGTGCAGGTAACTCACCTATTGGATTTAGGCTTCCTTTAGAATCTTTAATAGTAAAACCACAAGTTGAATTAGACCAAGATTTTCAAGCAGACTTATTTGCTTCATATCCAATACTTGGAGATTATATAAGTGAAGTTGAAAAAAGAGCTAAAAATATAAATAATAAAACAACTTTAAACAATAAATATTCAGCTTTTGTAAGAACAGCTTTAAGTATTGAAGTAAGAGATAATAAACTTTGTATTTTCTTGCCACCAATTGAAAAAACAGAAGTATTTTTGGATTTAATCGCCTCTATTGAAGAGACTGCAAGTAGATTAAATATGGCTGTTATTATTGAAGGTTATGAACCACCTTATGATTTAAGAACAGATAGAATCAAAGTAACTCCAGATCCAGGTGTTATTGAAGTAAATATCCAACCAGCAAGCTCGTGGAAAGAGTTAAGTGATAACTTATTAAAACTATATGAAGATGCAAGAGTTTGTAGGCTTGGAACTGAAAAATTTATGATTGATGGAAGACATACAGGAACTGGTGGAGGAAACCATGTAACTATTGGTGCTATGGAGCCAAGTGATTCACCACTTTTAAGAAATCCCAATTTACTTAGAAGTCTAATCACATTTTGGCAACACCATCCTGGTTTATCTTATCTTTTCTCAGGAGCATTTATAGGACCAACTTCTCAAGCGCCAAGAGTTGATGAAGGAAGAGTTGAAAATCTTTATGAACTTGAAATTGCTTTTTCACAAATTCCTGAAAATGGAGATGTTCCTTATTGGCTAACAGATAGATTATTTAGACACTTATTAACAGATATTACAGGAAATACTCACCGAAGTGAATTTTGTATAGATAAATTATATTCACCCGATAGTTCAAGTGGAAGATTAGGAATTTTAGAACTTCGAGCATTTGATATGCCACCTCATTCACAAATGGCACTTTTACAAATGTTATTAGTTCGTGCTTTAGTTTCTTGTTTTTGGAAAAAACCATATAAACACAATCTTATTCGTTGGGGAACAAGACTTCATGATAAATTTTTACTTGAACATTATGTAAGAGAAGATTTAAAAAGTGTTGTTGAGTATCTAAATGATGAAGGATATGAGTTTAAACTTGATTGGTTTGACCCATTTTTTGAGTTTAGATTCCCATTATATGGAATGACTATGATAAATGGAATGCATGTAGAAATTAGAGCAGCAATTGAACCTTGGCATGTTTTAGGAGAAGAATCAAGTTCTCAAGGAACAGCAAGATATGTGGACTCTTCACTTGAAAGACTTCAAATAAAAATTCAAGATTTTAATGAAGAGAGATATGTAATAACTTGTAATGGAGTTCAAGTTCCATTAACAAAAACTGAAGTTGAAGGAGAGTTTGTTAGTGGTGTAAGATATAAAGCTTGGCAACCTTGGTCAGCACTTCACCCAACTATTAAAGTAGATACACCTTTAACTTTTGATATAATAGATAAATGGAATATGAGGTCTATTGGTGGATTTAACTACTTTGTTTCACATCCAGGGGGAAGAAGTTATGAAACTTTCCCTGTAAACTCTTATGAAGCAGAATCAAGAAGAATAAACAGATATTGGGATTTTAATCACTCTCAAGGAGAAGTAACTCCTATGGAAACTCAACTTTTTGGAGAGGCAAACTCTTCTTCTTTTGCGCTTGAAGCTTCAAGAAGTATAAAAAATAAAGTTGGAAATAAAAAACTATATTTCCATGAAATGCCAAAAAATAAAGAATACCCTCATACATTAGATTTAAGACAAAGGTGGATAAAAAATTAG
- a CDS encoding circularly permuted type 2 ATP-grasp protein: MSVFDSCKLESSFDEMFDNKCNIRPHWKQIIEGLEKAGIKQLEQKQLEIDWRLEDNGVTYNIYNDPEGNNRRWNLDPIPLVITEEEWNEVTKGLKQRAKLLNLIFKDLYTEQKLIKEGIVPAEIVFGHKSFIPEVFNFKNEDYYSLRFYASDISRGPDGKFWVINDRTQSPSGLGYAIENRLTMNSISNDLYPDIEIKKMANFIEGYKNMLKSLSPSNQDNPLIAFLTPGPLNETYFEHSYLSSYLDLTLVQGEDLLVKNNHLWLKSLKGLRKVDTLIRRVDAQYCDPLELKNNSQLGVAGLVNVVRENNLSMINPIGIGILENIGLNPFMKNISKFLLDEELILPQIATWWCGQKKELDFVLENLKTLIVKKIDRTDNIEVYFGNKLNDKQLLDLIEKIKKAPHYYVGQEIIDFSTTPSFSKGKVEPRNTVIRAFSYLQDGEYNVLQGGLIRVSPSKDSLVVSNQKGGTSKDLWILGKDDTYIGNYIFKNRTFIDSQLENISTKRAENLFWMGRYLSRAITTARMLRFNLKAMLNINRYDNNISSKQTSKILNIALTHLTMTYPGFLEEKLKQPLTEIISLIKDKNRVGSLSFSLSLLSNLNTSVKNLLTMDAWRIYEKMQKEWNSYNKREVFSYKDHINELDKLLIYLMAYKELIDESIFKEQGLILFDIGCKVEISQLLISKLRSLLTLKLDKLLEYDVLDSMLNSYESYNSYRTYYKSSLDLKNVLDFLLFNTKYPKSLIYIIKELLEDLKELPKTINNSRLSNFEEPVFKAFSMITLTNTDKLLETKEDEFIYKELENFLSIISDLLSKTSEELTKTYFSHYNE; the protein is encoded by the coding sequence ATGTCAGTTTTTGATAGTTGTAAATTAGAATCATCTTTTGATGAAATGTTTGATAATAAATGTAATATTAGACCACATTGGAAACAAATAATAGAAGGTTTAGAAAAAGCTGGTATCAAACAATTAGAACAAAAACAACTAGAAATTGATTGGAGACTTGAAGATAATGGAGTTACTTACAATATCTACAATGACCCAGAAGGAAATAATAGAAGATGGAATTTAGATCCAATTCCTTTGGTTATCACAGAAGAAGAGTGGAATGAAGTAACAAAAGGTTTAAAACAAAGAGCAAAACTTTTAAATTTAATTTTTAAAGATTTATACACGGAACAAAAACTCATAAAAGAGGGAATTGTTCCTGCTGAAATAGTCTTTGGACATAAGAGTTTTATTCCTGAAGTTTTTAACTTTAAAAATGAAGATTACTACTCTTTACGATTTTATGCAAGTGATATAAGTAGAGGTCCTGATGGTAAATTTTGGGTTATAAATGATAGAACTCAATCACCTTCAGGTTTAGGATACGCAATAGAAAATCGTCTTACAATGAACTCTATTTCAAATGATTTATATCCTGATATTGAGATAAAAAAAATGGCAAATTTTATAGAAGGTTATAAAAATATGCTAAAGTCATTATCTCCTTCAAATCAAGATAATCCTCTAATAGCCTTTTTAACTCCTGGTCCACTAAATGAAACCTATTTTGAGCACTCATATCTTAGTTCATATTTAGATTTAACTCTAGTTCAAGGTGAAGATTTACTTGTAAAAAACAATCATCTTTGGCTAAAAAGTCTAAAAGGGCTAAGGAAAGTTGATACTTTAATTAGAAGAGTTGATGCACAATATTGTGATCCACTTGAACTTAAAAATAATTCACAATTGGGAGTTGCTGGATTAGTAAATGTTGTAAGAGAAAATAATTTATCAATGATAAATCCTATTGGAATTGGTATTTTAGAGAATATTGGATTAAATCCATTTATGAAAAATATCTCAAAATTTTTATTAGATGAGGAATTGATTTTACCACAAATTGCTACTTGGTGGTGTGGACAAAAAAAAGAGTTAGATTTTGTTTTAGAGAATTTAAAAACTTTAATTGTAAAAAAAATAGATAGAACAGATAATATTGAAGTATATTTTGGAAATAAATTAAATGATAAACAACTATTAGATTTAATAGAAAAAATAAAAAAAGCACCTCACTATTATGTGGGACAAGAGATTATTGATTTTTCTACAACTCCTTCTTTTTCAAAAGGAAAAGTTGAACCAAGAAATACTGTAATTAGAGCTTTTTCATATTTACAAGATGGTGAATATAATGTCCTACAAGGAGGATTAATTAGAGTTTCTCCTTCAAAAGACTCTTTAGTTGTTTCAAATCAAAAAGGAGGAACAAGTAAAGATTTATGGATTTTAGGAAAAGATGATACTTATATTGGAAATTATATTTTCAAAAATAGAACTTTTATAGATTCTCAACTTGAAAATATTTCAACAAAAAGAGCTGAAAATCTATTTTGGATGGGTAGATATTTAAGCAGAGCCATTACAACAGCAAGGATGCTTAGATTTAATCTAAAAGCTATGTTAAATATAAATAGATATGACAATAACATAAGTTCAAAACAGACTTCAAAAATATTAAATATCGCATTAACTCATCTTACAATGACTTATCCTGGCTTTTTAGAGGAAAAATTAAAACAACCACTTACTGAAATCATTTCATTAATTAAAGATAAAAATAGAGTAGGAAGCCTCTCTTTTTCTCTTAGTTTACTCTCAAATCTAAATACAAGTGTTAAAAATCTTTTAACAATGGATGCATGGAGAATTTATGAAAAAATGCAAAAAGAGTGGAATAGTTATAATAAAAGAGAAGTTTTTTCATACAAAGACCATATTAATGAACTTGATAAATTACTAATTTATCTTATGGCATATAAAGAATTAATTGATGAAAGTATTTTTAAAGAACAGGGGCTAATTCTTTTTGATATTGGATGTAAAGTTGAAATTTCTCAACTTTTAATCTCTAAACTTCGTTCTCTTCTTACTTTAAAGTTGGACAAACTTTTAGAGTATGATGTACTTGATTCCATGCTTAACTCTTATGAGAGTTATAATTCATATAGAACATATTACAAATCTTCTTTAGATTTAAAAAATGTTTTAGATTTTTTACTTTTTAATACTAAATATCCAAAATCACTGATTTATATAATTAAAGAGTTATTAGAAGACTTAAAAGAGTTACCAAAAACAATAAACAATTCTCGATTAAGTAATTTTGAAGAACCTGTATTTAAAGCTTTTTCTATGATAACTTTAACAAATACAGATAAACTCTTAGAAACCAAAGAGGATGAATTTATTTATAAAGAGTTAGAAAATTTTCTTTCAATCATTTCAGATTTATTAAGTAAAACTTCTGAAGAACTTACAAAAACATATTTTTCACACTATAACGAGTAA
- a CDS encoding transglutaminase family protein encodes MIYEIYHETKFDYAGLVTFSHNIARLKPKNSDTQKLLEYSLNIEPTPYETNEFIDYFENTNNFMLIREEHTTLKVVAKSKVERIEENINEELEKLKNVSITFGEAKERLNKYYKDDVLSKLFLFETESIPVASNEIINYALESFWDERNLYEATNEFMQRIYNDFDFVSGFTDITTPTEVVFKEKKGVCQDFAQFAISALRSIGIPTRYVSGYIQTIPQKGKEKLFGADASHAWFSIYIPTYGWADFDPTNNKLPNEEYIILGYGRDYLDIAPLKGIIQSSGESSLKVKVNVKLL; translated from the coding sequence ATGATTTATGAAATTTACCACGAAACAAAATTTGATTATGCTGGACTTGTAACTTTTAGCCATAATATTGCAAGACTAAAACCAAAAAATAGTGATACACAAAAGCTATTAGAATACTCTTTAAATATTGAACCAACACCTTATGAAACAAATGAATTTATTGATTATTTTGAAAATACAAATAACTTTATGCTCATAAGAGAAGAGCATACAACTTTAAAAGTAGTAGCAAAATCAAAAGTTGAAAGAATTGAAGAAAACATAAATGAAGAGTTAGAAAAGTTGAAAAATGTTTCTATTACTTTTGGCGAAGCAAAAGAGAGACTTAACAAATATTATAAAGATGATGTTTTATCTAAACTTTTTTTATTTGAAACAGAATCAATTCCAGTTGCATCAAATGAAATAATTAATTATGCTTTAGAATCTTTTTGGGATGAAAGAAATCTTTATGAAGCAACAAATGAGTTTATGCAAAGAATATATAATGATTTTGATTTCGTATCAGGCTTCACAGATATAACAACACCAACGGAAGTCGTTTTCAAAGAGAAAAAAGGAGTTTGTCAAGATTTTGCACAATTTGCAATTTCTGCTCTTAGAAGTATTGGAATTCCAACACGTTATGTTAGTGGTTATATCCAAACTATTCCTCAAAAAGGTAAAGAAAAACTATTTGGAGCAGATGCTTCTCATGCTTGGTTTTCTATTTATATTCCTACTTATGGTTGGGCAGATTTTGACCCAACAAATAATAAACTACCAAATGAAGAGTATATTATTTTAGGTTATGGTAGAGATTATTTAGATATTGCCCCTTTAAAAGGTATTATTCAAAGTAGTGGAGAAAGTAGTTTAAAAGTTAAAGTAAATGTTAAATTACTTTAA
- a CDS encoding sulfate/molybdate ABC transporter ATP-binding protein, producing MKIEVKNLTKNFGNFVALENINLDIVDGELLALLGPSGSGKTTLLRMIAGLETVDDKDSGEILFNGINVAKKDIGERDIGFVFQHYALFRHMTVFENIAFGLRVKPKKQRLSNKEIEEKVNKLLKLIQLDGFASRFPWQLSGGQRQRVALARALAVEPKVLLLDEPFGALDAKVRTDLRRWLKELQEELGITTILVTHDQEEALEVANRIVVISKGKIEQVGTPEEVFHSPKNEFVINFLGNVNLFHGRVDDGKLNLEDNSDNKYLIRPHELEIISVNDKEAILQAKVKYIQLAGSFVKIDLSHLNDETKTLMVEISHSEFKEKNIQKGNIVGIRPRTLRTFEDGAGI from the coding sequence ATGAAGATTGAAGTAAAAAATTTAACAAAAAACTTTGGAAATTTTGTAGCACTTGAAAATATAAATTTAGATATTGTTGATGGTGAATTATTGGCACTTTTAGGACCATCAGGAAGTGGAAAAACAACTCTTTTAAGAATGATTGCTGGACTTGAAACAGTTGATGATAAAGATAGTGGAGAGATTTTATTTAATGGTATAAATGTTGCAAAAAAAGATATTGGTGAACGAGATATTGGTTTTGTTTTTCAACATTATGCACTATTTCGTCATATGACTGTTTTTGAAAATATTGCTTTTGGTCTTAGAGTAAAACCTAAAAAACAAAGACTTTCAAATAAAGAGATTGAAGAAAAAGTAAATAAACTTTTAAAACTTATTCAACTTGATGGTTTTGCTTCTCGTTTCCCTTGGCAATTATCTGGTGGTCAGCGACAAAGAGTTGCACTAGCACGTGCACTTGCAGTTGAGCCAAAAGTTTTACTTTTAGATGAACCTTTTGGTGCGCTTGATGCAAAAGTGCGAACTGATTTAAGAAGATGGTTAAAAGAGCTTCAAGAAGAACTTGGAATTACGACTATTTTAGTTACACATGACCAAGAAGAAGCACTTGAAGTTGCAAATAGAATAGTAGTAATTAGTAAAGGAAAAATAGAGCAAGTTGGAACTCCTGAAGAGGTATTTCATAGTCCTAAAAATGAGTTTGTAATAAACTTTTTAGGAAATGTAAATCTATTTCATGGACGAGTTGATGATGGAAAGTTAAATCTTGAAGATAACTCAGATAATAAATATTTGATTAGACCTCATGAGTTAGAAATAATTTCTGTAAATGATAAAGAAGCAATTTTACAAGCAAAAGTAAAATATATTCAACTTGCAGGTTCTTTTGTGAAAATAGATTTAAGTCATTTAAATGATGAAACAAAAACTTTGATGGTTGAGATATCACACTCTGAGTTTAAAGAGAAAAATATTCAAAAAGGAAATATTGTAGGTATTCGTCCAAGAACTTTAAGAACATTTGAAGATGGTGCAGGAATATAA
- the cysW gene encoding sulfate ABC transporter permease subunit CysW — translation MKTRSNSQTSLDESKVVKYLLIGTAITFLMVMLVVPLITIFAEAFRKGVETYFLSFEDEYVLSAIKLTFITAIIAVPLNLVFGLVASWAIAKYSFLGKSFLITLIDLPFAVSPVISGFVYVLLFGAQGWFGSWLIENDVQIIFAVPGIVLATIFVTFPFVARELIPLMQEMGNDEEQAALLLGASGFQTFLKVTLPNIKWGLLYGVILCNARAMGEFGAVSVVSGHIQGVTNTMPLQVEILYNEYNFVAAFAVSTLLAILALLTLVLKYILEWKVQKRAKKLENEE, via the coding sequence ATGAAAACACGAAGTAATTCACAAACATCACTAGATGAATCAAAAGTTGTAAAATATTTATTAATAGGAACAGCTATAACATTTTTAATGGTTATGTTAGTAGTTCCTTTGATTACAATATTTGCAGAAGCTTTTAGAAAAGGAGTTGAAACATATTTTTTAAGTTTTGAAGATGAGTATGTTTTAAGTGCAATTAAACTTACATTTATAACTGCAATTATTGCTGTTCCTCTAAATTTAGTTTTTGGGCTTGTAGCTTCTTGGGCAATAGCAAAATACTCTTTTTTGGGGAAAAGTTTTTTAATAACTTTGATTGATTTACCTTTTGCGGTTTCACCAGTTATTTCAGGATTTGTTTATGTTTTATTGTTTGGAGCACAAGGTTGGTTTGGTTCTTGGTTGATTGAAAATGATGTACAGATTATTTTTGCAGTTCCTGGAATTGTATTAGCAACTATATTTGTAACTTTTCCATTTGTTGCAAGAGAGTTAATCCCTTTGATGCAAGAGATGGGAAATGATGAAGAACAAGCTGCTTTACTTTTAGGAGCAAGTGGTTTTCAAACATTTTTAAAAGTTACTTTACCAAATATAAAATGGGGACTTTTATATGGAGTTATTTTATGTAATGCAAGAGCAATGGGAGAATTTGGAGCAGTTTCAGTTGTTTCAGGACATATTCAAGGTGTGACAAATACGATGCCTTTGCAAGTTGAGATTTTATATAACGAATATAACTTTGTAGCAGCTTTTGCAGTTTCAACACTTTTAGCAATTTTGGCTTTATTAACTCTTGTTTTAAAATATATTTTAGAGTGGAAAGTACAAAAAAGAGCAAAAAAATTAGAGAATGAAGAATAA
- the cysT gene encoding sulfate ABC transporter permease subunit CysT, whose product MRLNFGILKRPKSTIPGFGLTLGYTVFYLSIIVIIPLIALFTEAFSMGWQAFLDATTNDRVIASYKLTFFTSIIAALINTFFGLIVAWCLVRYEFFGKRVFDAIVDLPFALPTAVSGIALTTLYSSQGWFGQILQPLGIKVVFTPIGITIALIFIGLPFVVRTIQPAFEELEVEQEEASASLGASRWQTFYKVILPTIFPALLTGFALSFARALGEYGSVVFIAGNMPMKTEISTLLIITKLEQYDYAGATAIAVVMLLISFVMLLLINILQRWSSRRRGMEAI is encoded by the coding sequence ATGAGATTAAATTTTGGCATATTAAAAAGACCAAAATCCACAATTCCTGGATTTGGTTTGACTTTAGGATATACAGTTTTTTATTTAAGTATTATTGTAATTATTCCACTTATAGCTCTGTTTACAGAAGCTTTTAGTATGGGATGGCAAGCTTTTTTAGATGCAACAACAAATGATAGAGTAATTGCAAGTTATAAACTAACTTTTTTTACATCTATAATAGCAGCACTTATAAATACTTTTTTTGGACTTATTGTTGCTTGGTGTTTAGTTAGATATGAGTTTTTTGGAAAAAGAGTTTTTGATGCAATCGTTGATTTACCTTTTGCTTTACCAACAGCTGTTTCAGGGATTGCACTTACAACACTTTATTCATCACAAGGTTGGTTTGGACAAATTTTACAACCACTTGGAATAAAAGTTGTTTTTACTCCTATTGGAATAACAATAGCTTTGATTTTTATTGGTCTTCCTTTTGTTGTAAGAACAATTCAACCAGCATTTGAAGAGTTAGAAGTTGAACAAGAAGAAGCAAGTGCAAGTTTGGGAGCAAGTAGATGGCAAACATTTTATAAAGTGATACTTCCTACTATTTTTCCAGCACTATTAACTGGATTTGCTTTATCTTTTGCAAGAGCTTTAGGTGAATATGGTTCGGTTGTTTTTATAGCTGGAAATATGCCAATGAAAACAGAGATTAGTACACTTTTGATTATTACAAAACTTGAACAATATGATTACGCAGGAGCAACAGCGATTGCGGTTGTAATGTTATTAATCTCTTTTGTAATGTTACTTTTAATAAATATTCTTCAAAGATGGAGTTCAAGAAGAAGAGGAATGGAGGCAATATGA
- the cysK gene encoding cysteine synthase A: protein MGYAKNITELIGNTPLVQLQQASNESGATVLGKCEFLNPTHSVKDRIGTNMINTALKEGLINKDTIVIEPTSGNTGIALASVCAALGIKLILTMPASMSIERRRLLQALGAKLVLTPPEKGMKGAIEKANELKEETPNSFIPQQFANKANPEIHRLTTAQEILKDTDGKIDIFIAAVGTGGTLTGTGEVLKAHNPNIKIIAVEPEASPVLSGGNPGPHKIQGIGAGFVPDILNTKIYDEIIQVSNDAAIETSRQLAQNEGLLVGISAGANAYVASQVAARPENKGKTIVTILCDTGERYLSSGLYNYEEE, encoded by the coding sequence ATGGGATACGCAAAGAATATAACAGAATTAATAGGAAATACACCACTAGTACAATTGCAACAAGCAAGTAATGAAAGTGGAGCGACAGTATTAGGTAAATGTGAATTTTTAAACCCAACACATTCAGTAAAAGATAGAATTGGAACAAATATGATTAATACAGCTTTGAAAGAAGGATTAATCAATAAAGATACAATAGTAATCGAACCAACAAGCGGAAATACAGGAATAGCATTGGCTTCAGTTTGTGCAGCATTAGGAATAAAACTAATCCTTACAATGCCAGCATCAATGAGTATTGAAAGAAGAAGACTTCTTCAAGCATTAGGAGCAAAACTTGTTTTAACTCCACCAGAAAAAGGTATGAAAGGTGCTATTGAAAAAGCAAATGAATTAAAAGAGGAAACACCAAACTCTTTCATTCCTCAACAATTTGCAAATAAAGCAAATCCAGAGATTCATAGATTGACAACAGCTCAAGAGATATTAAAAGATACTGATGGAAAAATAGATATCTTTATAGCAGCTGTAGGAACAGGTGGAACATTGACAGGGACAGGTGAAGTTCTAAAAGCACATAACCCAAATATAAAAATAATAGCAGTAGAACCAGAAGCAAGCCCAGTGCTAAGTGGAGGAAACCCAGGACCACATAAAATCCAAGGGATTGGAGCAGGATTTGTACCAGATATATTAAATACAAAAATATATGATGAAATAATTCAAGTGTCAAATGATGCAGCAATAGAGACATCAAGACAATTAGCACAAAATGAAGGGTTGCTTGTAGGTATTAGCGCAGGGGCTAACGCATATGTAGCAAGTCAAGTAGCTGCAAGACCAGAGAATAAAGGTAAAACAATAGTAACAATTTTATGTGATACAGGTGAAAGATATTTAAGTTCAGGATTATATAATTACGAAGAAGAGTAA